The sequence below is a genomic window from Cryobacterium arcticum.
GCGTGGCACCGAGGTGATGCTCTCCTGCCAGGCGGGGGTGCCGGGCGAGGTGGCGTCGTCGTAGCCGGTGGGCCAGTAGCCGGGCAGGTTCAGTTCGTCCCGGCTCACCCCGTACTGGGCGAGCAGCAGGTCGAACACGGTGGTGACCAGCTGGCCGGCCACCATTCGTACGGGCACGCCGCGGCGCACGATGCCGGCGCCGCCGGCGTGCTGTTCACCGATTTCGTCGGTCTCCGGAGCCACGTCGAAGCGGGGCATGTCGATGGCGACGGATGCCCGGTCGTAGTCGGGTGCATCCGCGATCGAGAGCAGCGGGTCGACGTCCTCAAGGTCGAGGTTCCACTTGCCGGCATCGGTTTCGCTGAATCGATGACCGATGGAGCCGTTGGGCACCACTGCCTGGCCGTTCTGGTCGAGCATCACTGTCTTGAAAGCAGCGCTGGCAACTGTCGTGGCCAGGCCGGGCAGGGCATCCGCGGTGAGGAATTTGCCGGCCACGTAGGCGTCGCCGCGCGGGGTGAGGCTGATCAGGTACGCGGAGTCGCTGTAGCGCTTCATGTAGTCGACAAAGCGGGTGGTGCGGCGGTCGACCAGGAATTCCTTGAGCACGACGTGGCCCATCGCGATGGCGAGGGCGCCGTCGGTGCCGGGGTGTACGGCGAGCCATTCGTCCGCGAACTTGGAGTTGTCGGCGTAGTCGGGCGAGACGGTGATGACCTTTTGGCCCTTGTAGCGGGCCTCGACCATGAAGTGCGCATCGGGAGTACGGGTGACGGGCACGTTCGAGCCCCACATGATCAGATAGCTGGAGTTCCACCAGTCGGCCGATTCGGGCACATCCGTCTGGTCGCCGAAGACCTGCGGGCTGGCGACGGGCAGGTCGGCGTACCAGTCGTAGAACGAGAGCATGGTGCCGCCGAGCATGGAGATGAACCGGTTGCCGACACCCTGCGAGACGATCGACATGGCCGGGATCGGCGAGAAGCCGGCGATGCGGTCCGGTCCATACTTCTTGATGGTGTGCACGTGCGCGGCGGCGACGATCTCGGATGCTTCATCCCAGCTGGCGCGCACGAGGCCGCCCTGGCCACGGGCGCTCTTGTATGCCTTGGCGCTCTCGGGGTTGTCGGTGACCTCGGCCCAGGCGAGCACCGGGTCACCGGTGCGGGCCTTGGCCGCGCGGTACAGCTCGAGCAGCACTCCGCGCACGTACGGGTAGCGCACCCGTGTGGGCGAGTACGTGTACCAGCTGAACGCGGCGCCGCGCGGGCAGCCGCGCGGCTCGTACTCGGGCGAGTCCGGGCCCACCGAGGGATAGTCGGTCTGCTGGGTCTCCCAGGTGATGATGCCGTCCTTGACGTACACCTTCCAGGAGCAGGAACCCGTGCAGTTCACGCCGTGGGTGGAGCGGACTTCCTTGTCGTGGGTCCAGCGGTCACGGTAGAACGAGTCGGCGTCGCGGCCGCCCTCGAGAAAGACCGAACGAAGGTCTGGCGAGGTCTCACCACGGCGAAGGAACCGACCGAAGTTGAGGATCGTGTCGGTAAGGGGGCCGTCGGTGCCGGGCTTGACGGCCCGAGCGCTGGCCTGACCAGACCTCGCGAAGATGGAGTTCTTCAGTGATTTCACGGTGATCCCCTTGCGCTGCGGGAGTCACCACGGTCAGTGACACCCTCGGGGGCAAGCCTGACCGTTGCCGAAAATCGCTACAACCGCGAAACACCGTGAATAATCGGCTGCGGGCCCAGGACCGGGGCTCTCGCCGGCTCCAGCACCCGAACGAGCAAGTCAAGGGTGCAGGTGTCCGGGCCGACCAACGGATGCATCCGCTCGGCCTCGAGCGGGCCGTCCGTCTGTTCGAGGAGTGTCTGGATCAGACCGTAGTGCACCGCACAGACCTCGGGGTGAAGCTTCACCATCTCGCTGTATGGGCAGTCGTGGAGATGCACGTGGGTGCCGTCAGGGTCGTGGTCGGAGTCGAAGCCGCTCTGGTCGAGATGGTCGTCGAGCGCGTCGATCTGGTTCTGACGAGGCGTGCTGGTAACGGCCTCGAGGGGCAGGAGCTTGCGCACCAGCTCGCCCCGGCGGTGTGCGGCTTCCGCCTTGGCGGCCCGCACAGAACCGGGCTCGATGGCGCGGGCGGCCGCGCTGTACAGCGTTCGGGGCCGACCCTTGGTGTCGCGGTTTTCGGGCTGGCAGGTGATGAAGCCGTCATCGACCAGTCGTTGCAGGTGCTCCCTGGCGGTGTTCGGGTGCAGCCCGGCGGCCTCGGCGAGGTCGGTCACGGTCATGGTGCCGCGGCGCTGAAGGTGCCAGAGCAGGGTGATCCTGCTGATGGAGGCGAGCGTTCTGTAGCTCGTGGCGGCGCGGGGCATCTGGCCAGTATGCGCTTTCTCCGCACCGGGTGGTACCCCGCCGGTCCGGCGGCGTGTCTCAGGGACCGCCACAAGCACGACCTGAAGGTCATTTCACCGACCGTCTTTCGCTCTCGTTTCCCTGGCCTCTGGCGTCCAGGGATACCAAACCGTCCCCAATCCGTACATCACGAGAAGCTACGCGAGCTTCGACGCCACGACTCAGAGTCAAAATGCTTCTCATCGGGGCTTCGGCGGATATTGAGTGTGAAGGAATTTGTTGTCTACAACAACGCCGTGACGAGATACTCTGCCGAAAATGTCATTACGCAAACAAGAAAACCCCCGCTTTACCGGGGGTTTCTACTGCTGGGGTACCTGGACTCGAACCAAGAACAAATGATAGCGATCTCGGCCGAGTCACTCCCCCGCAACTGGGGCGGAATCCCGCGGATTTCCGCGGTCTTCATGGGATTAAGTGTACGCGCTGGCACGGAGTAGTACGGGCTGATTCTGGTCACGGCTTGGAGTATTTGGTGCGTTTCTGGTCACATCAGGAAGGTCAATCACGCGCCATCGGGATTGCGTGTCGCAGCCAGATTCGCACCACCGCGGTAGCGTGTGGCGGGATGCGGATGCTCGAGACGGCCAGGGCCCCCAAAGAGGCGCTCGCGCAGGGTCTCCCCCTCAACGTACGCCTCACGGAGGCGCCCACGGCGGCGGAGCTCAGGTACGACGAGTTCGATGAAGTCTTGGGCCGTTCCGAAGGAATGGTACTGGCGCAGGTTGATGCCATCGATGCCGACCTCGTCGAGCCAGGACTCGATGGCGTCCGCCACTGCCGCCGGGGTGCCGGAGACGAAGAACAGCTCGTCCCAGGACTCTTTGATGTTGGCTAGGAAATCACCGACGGTCTGATCGAGCGGCAGGTAGGCCGCGCCGGGCGCATCCTGTTTGCCCTCGGCCAGCAAGGCCTCGCGCACCGTGGTTTCTCGTGGGTGCGCGGTGGGGTCGAATGGCAGGCTCGCGTGGGCGAGCCGGCCTTCTACACTCGCCAGATCCCGATAGGCCCGCAGTTTATCTGCGGCCTCTTCTTCGGTGCGGCCCACAACGATGCCGGCCTGCACTATGAACTTGATATCGTCCGCGGACCGACCGTTCGCAACGACGGCATCCCGCATCGCCTGAATACCGGTAAGCACCTTGTCGTAGGTGGGACCTCCCGTGAAGACGACTTCAGCATGCCTGCCGGCGAAGTCGATTCCGGCCTGTGACGCCGTGGCCTGGAACAACACCGGAGTCCTCTGTCGTGAGGGCTCGGACAGGTGCGGTCCGGCCACGGTGAAGTGCGCCCCCACGTGGTTGATGTAGCGCACCTTCGTGGGATCTGAATAGACGTTGTTCTCGGCGTCCCGGATGACCGCGTCGTCGTCCCAGGAACCTTCCCACAGCTTGTAGAGCACGTCGAGGTATTCATCGGCGATCTCGTAACGCAGGTCGTGTGGAATCTCCCCGTCCAGCCCGAAGTTGCGGGCCGCGTTGGGCAGGTAGGAGGTGACGATGTTCCAGCCGACCCTGCCCTTGGTGAGGTGGTCCAAGGTGCTCATACGCCGGGCAAACGCGAAGGGAGGCTCGTAGCTGGTGGAGAATGTCACTCCGAAGCCGAGGTGCTTCGTCACGGCGGCCATGGCGGGGATGACAAGCAGTGGATCGTTGCTGGGAATCTGCAGCCCCTCACGCAGTGCCGTTTCCGTGCCACTGCGGAAGACGTCGTATGCGCCGATCACATCGGCCAGGAAGACGGCGTCGAAACCTCCCGCCTCCAGCATCGTGGCGAGTTCGGTCCAGTAGTCGATGTCGTTGAACCGGTGCCGGTTGTTGTCGGGTAGGCGCCACAGCCCGTGGGTGATGTGGCTCACCGTGTTCATTTCAAAAAGGTTGAGGATCAGCCGTTTGGGGGTGGTCATCCCAGCAGCCTAGGTGCAGTCGGGCCGTCGCAGTCTCCATGAGACGTGCCGCGATAGTCGACGCGACGGCAGGATTCGAACCTGCGAATACCGGAATATGAAACCGGTCCCTTCGGCCGCTTGGGTACGCCGCGATGTCTTCCACGCTAGCCGCGGCCGTACCCATCTGGTGCTTACGTGTCAGGCCCTGACGAAAGATAACGAACTGTGTCGTCCGGTCCGGACAGGCGACCGCGGCACGATCGCAATCGCGCCCCGATTATCCCGTGGGCAGAGAGCATTCCAAGAAGGCGGCCTCAGCCGTTACTGGCGACTCACGGGCTTCCAGCCGAGGGCGGGTGCGATCTCGGTGGCGACCACCGTGAGGATGTGCTTGACCACCTCGAACGGATGGTCGAACGGCAACGCGATGATGAGCTCGTCGGACTCGGCCAGGGCTACATCCGCCGCCAGGAACCGCACGATCTCTTCGGGGGATCCTGCCGGGACTCGGCCGAACTGTGCGCGAAGGTTACCCAAGGACACCGCCCCGGTCGTCTCCTGAGCGGCTTGGCGTTCCTCGTCCCTGGCGATGAGCCAGCCGTAGTCTTCACGGTCCCGGTCGCGGGTGATCGGCAGCACCTGGCGGCTGACCGCGGCGTATGAGGGCCGGTCCGTGACGGCGGCGTGGGCTTCGCGATAACCCCTGATGGCGTCCCGCTGAGCCTCCTCGAAGCTCAGCCCCTCGCCGCTTTCGGTCTGCAATGTTGAGAGCTGCAACCGCAGTCCGCGCGAGCCGGTGCGAATGGCGCTGGACCTACTGCCGGAGCCGTAATACACGCGGTCCCGCAGGGTGGGGCTGTGCGGCAACACGGTCAGCGGTGTGCCTTCGGGTGCGATCTGGAACTCCGCGTCGGCGATCGCGATGGTCTCCCCCTCGACCGCTCGGAAGAACTTCGTCAATTCGGTGTCCACGACGCTCTGCAGGTCACCGTCGATCGGACCGTAAACCCCGCTATAGATCGAGTCCTGCCCGGCGTAACCGGAGCTGAGCCCCAGCTCGAGACGCCCGTTGGTGAGCAGGTCCACGGTCGCGGCGTCCTCGGCGAGTCGGGCGGCGTTCTCGAAGCGCAAGGGGATCACGGCGGTGCCGAGGTGGATATTCTTCGTGCGCGCCCCGGCGGCCGTGAGGAACGGGAGCGGGGACGACAGGTAGTTCTGCAGGTGCCGGTGCCGCACCCATCCGGTGTCGTAACCGAGTTCGTCGGCCAGCTCGAACAACTCCAGACCATCGTTGAGTCCCTGCGAGAACGGACCGCGAGGCCCCTGCCCCACGGCGCCGTGTTCAACGAAGGCCAAGAATCCGAGGCGGAACGGGATGGTCGTACTCATGGCGGTGCTGCCTTCCGGTGTTCGATCAATGGGGTCCTGCGACGGCGACACGGTCACGCGTCGACTCTAGCCGGAGCGTTCAGGGCGGCGAGTGCACGCAATAGCGCGCGGGCCACCTTGTCGTT
It includes:
- a CDS encoding helix-turn-helix transcriptional regulator, which gives rise to MPRAATSYRTLASISRITLLWHLQRRGTMTVTDLAEAAGLHPNTAREHLQRLVDDGFITCQPENRDTKGRPRTLYSAAARAIEPGSVRAAKAEAAHRRGELVRKLLPLEAVTSTPRQNQIDALDDHLDQSGFDSDHDPDGTHVHLHDCPYSEMVKLHPEVCAVHYGLIQTLLEQTDGPLEAERMHPLVGPDTCTLDLLVRVLEPARAPVLGPQPIIHGVSRL
- a CDS encoding NtaA/DmoA family FMN-dependent monooxygenase (This protein belongs to a clade of FMN-dependent monooxygenases, within a broader family of flavin-dependent oxidoreductases, the luciferase-like monooxygenase (LMM) family, some of whose members use coenzyme F420 rather than FMN.) — protein: MTTPKRLILNLFEMNTVSHITHGLWRLPDNNRHRFNDIDYWTELATMLEAGGFDAVFLADVIGAYDVFRSGTETALREGLQIPSNDPLLVIPAMAAVTKHLGFGVTFSTSYEPPFAFARRMSTLDHLTKGRVGWNIVTSYLPNAARNFGLDGEIPHDLRYEIADEYLDVLYKLWEGSWDDDAVIRDAENNVYSDPTKVRYINHVGAHFTVAGPHLSEPSRQRTPVLFQATASQAGIDFAGRHAEVVFTGGPTYDKVLTGIQAMRDAVVANGRSADDIKFIVQAGIVVGRTEEEAADKLRAYRDLASVEGRLAHASLPFDPTAHPRETTVREALLAEGKQDAPGAAYLPLDQTVGDFLANIKESWDELFFVSGTPAAVADAIESWLDEVGIDGINLRQYHSFGTAQDFIELVVPELRRRGRLREAYVEGETLRERLFGGPGRLEHPHPATRYRGGANLAATRNPDGA
- a CDS encoding LLM class flavin-dependent oxidoreductase, producing the protein MSTTIPFRLGFLAFVEHGAVGQGPRGPFSQGLNDGLELFELADELGYDTGWVRHRHLQNYLSSPLPFLTAAGARTKNIHLGTAVIPLRFENAARLAEDAATVDLLTNGRLELGLSSGYAGQDSIYSGVYGPIDGDLQSVVDTELTKFFRAVEGETIAIADAEFQIAPEGTPLTVLPHSPTLRDRVYYGSGSRSSAIRTGSRGLRLQLSTLQTESGEGLSFEEAQRDAIRGYREAHAAVTDRPSYAAVSRQVLPITRDRDREDYGWLIARDEERQAAQETTGAVSLGNLRAQFGRVPAGSPEEIVRFLAADVALAESDELIIALPFDHPFEVVKHILTVVATEIAPALGWKPVSRQ